Proteins from a genomic interval of Pseudomonas paeninsulae:
- a CDS encoding OprD family porin produces MRKTSLALAIAAGTLGLSLSQVANAEFIKDSKASLEARNFYFNRDFRQAGDPTPSQAKQEEWAQGFILRMDSGYTEGTVGFGIDTIGMLGFKLDSGGGTAGSGLLVPDRSGGSQDYSSDLAVAGKARLSKTTLRVGSMQFKNMAIASSDSRLTPQVFKGGQLLSQEIEGLTLDGGYITEVNNRNSGDFEDLSMTTGGRRGITVTGDKTTDSFQFLGGNYKVTKDLTAAYYYSNLEDLYKQNSFNLVHVLPLGEAQSLKADLRYARSTDDGRSNVDNKALGAMLTYGLAGHSVGLGYQKMSGDTGFAYLATSTDPFLVNYVQISDFANKDETSWQARYDFNFGSVGIPGLTFMTRYLTGDNVDLGAAGDGKEWERDTELMYVFQEGALKNLGVRWRNAMVRSNFTNDIDENRLIVSYTLPLF; encoded by the coding sequence ATGAGAAAGACCTCCCTGGCGCTGGCCATTGCTGCCGGCACCCTGGGCTTGTCCCTGAGCCAAGTCGCCAACGCTGAATTCATCAAGGACAGCAAGGCCAGCCTCGAAGCCCGCAACTTCTACTTCAACCGTGACTTCCGTCAGGCAGGCGATCCGACCCCCAGCCAGGCTAAGCAGGAAGAATGGGCGCAAGGCTTCATTCTGCGCATGGACTCCGGCTATACCGAGGGCACCGTAGGTTTCGGTATCGACACCATCGGCATGCTCGGTTTCAAACTGGACTCCGGTGGTGGTACCGCCGGCAGTGGTCTGTTGGTGCCGGATCGTTCGGGTGGTTCGCAGGACTACTCGTCCGACCTGGCGGTGGCCGGCAAGGCCAGGCTGTCCAAGACCACCCTGCGTGTCGGCAGCATGCAGTTCAAGAACATGGCCATCGCCTCCAGCGACAGCCGCCTGACCCCGCAGGTATTCAAGGGTGGCCAGTTGCTGTCCCAGGAAATCGAAGGCCTGACCCTGGATGGCGGTTATATCACCGAGGTCAACAACCGCAACTCGGGGGACTTCGAAGACCTGTCGATGACCACTGGCGGTCGTCGCGGCATCACTGTTACCGGCGACAAGACTACTGATTCTTTCCAGTTCCTCGGCGGCAACTACAAGGTCACCAAGGACCTGACGGCCGCGTACTACTACTCGAACCTGGAAGACCTGTACAAGCAGAACTCTTTCAACCTGGTGCATGTACTGCCGCTGGGCGAAGCTCAGAGCCTGAAGGCCGATCTGCGTTACGCACGCTCCACCGATGATGGCCGCAGCAACGTCGACAACAAGGCGCTGGGGGCGATGCTCACCTATGGCCTGGCAGGGCACAGCGTCGGCCTCGGCTATCAGAAGATGAGCGGCGACACCGGTTTTGCCTACCTGGCCACCAGCACCGACCCGTTCCTGGTCAACTATGTGCAGATCAGTGACTTCGCCAACAAGGACGAGACGTCCTGGCAGGCGCGCTACGACTTCAACTTTGGCAGCGTCGGCATCCCCGGCCTGACCTTCATGACCCGCTACCTGACCGGCGACAATGTCGACCTGGGCGCTGCCGGCGACGGCAAGGAATGGGAGCGCGACACCGAGCTGATGTACGTCTTCCAGGAAGGCGCGCTGAAGAATCTGGGCGTGCGCTGGCGCAATGCGATGGTGCGTTCCAACTTCACCAACGACATCGACGAAAACCGCCTGATCGTCAGCTACACCCTGCCGTTGTTCTGA